The proteins below are encoded in one region of Planctopirus limnophila DSM 3776:
- a CDS encoding phenylacetate--CoA ligase family protein has translation MNVSFPSHRQELLDQQFERLAKLVGRLEHNAFWQPRLKSAEWTSDKLSSIPPTAENLRALLDRLPIVRKAELVADQLQNPPYGTNLSFPLSDYARLHQTSGTTTGKPLRWLDTPESWGWIMSCWKQIYALMGLRATDRLIFPFSFGPFLGFWAGFEGAAQMGNLCLAAGGMSSEARLKLIDENQITILACTPTYALRLAEVARQQGIDLTKSSVRAILVAGEPGGNIPATRQLIETTWNARVFDHWGMTEVGPLAMETEHDPGSLSVLETECIVEILNPETHRAVAEGESGELVITNLGRVGSPLLRYATGDIVTPSWQRVAGDPPFVRLMGGIQGRTDDMWIIRGNNVFPSSLEAIIRSIPEVEEFQLRVHSHRQMQEVSIRIECRRGLSEAACQSCAMKIRQQIKERHHFEASIELVEPGVLPRFEMKAKRIITE, from the coding sequence ATGAACGTCTCCTTTCCATCGCATCGGCAAGAACTTCTCGATCAGCAGTTCGAGCGTCTGGCCAAACTTGTCGGTCGACTGGAGCACAACGCCTTCTGGCAACCCAGGCTCAAATCAGCGGAGTGGACATCAGACAAACTTTCGTCCATCCCTCCGACTGCGGAAAACTTGCGAGCCCTGCTGGATCGGCTGCCAATCGTTCGCAAAGCCGAGCTGGTGGCAGATCAGTTACAAAACCCACCTTACGGCACCAATCTTTCGTTTCCTCTTTCAGACTACGCGAGGTTACATCAGACCTCCGGCACGACCACCGGGAAGCCTTTACGCTGGCTCGACACGCCGGAATCATGGGGCTGGATCATGTCGTGCTGGAAGCAGATCTATGCACTTATGGGGCTGCGAGCGACAGATCGCCTGATATTCCCCTTTTCTTTTGGCCCGTTTCTCGGTTTTTGGGCAGGCTTCGAAGGGGCTGCACAGATGGGAAATCTTTGTCTGGCTGCTGGCGGTATGAGCAGTGAAGCTCGTCTGAAACTCATCGATGAAAATCAGATCACGATTCTCGCCTGTACTCCCACCTATGCACTCCGGTTAGCCGAGGTGGCCAGGCAGCAGGGGATCGACCTGACAAAGTCATCTGTTCGCGCGATTCTCGTGGCTGGTGAACCCGGTGGAAATATCCCAGCGACCCGACAACTGATCGAAACCACCTGGAATGCCAGGGTTTTTGATCATTGGGGCATGACTGAGGTGGGCCCGCTGGCCATGGAAACCGAACATGATCCCGGCTCGTTATCTGTGCTTGAGACAGAATGCATCGTTGAAATCCTCAATCCTGAGACTCATCGTGCCGTCGCAGAAGGAGAATCCGGAGAACTGGTCATCACGAATCTGGGGCGAGTCGGCTCACCACTGCTTCGTTACGCCACAGGTGATATCGTGACACCATCCTGGCAGCGGGTCGCAGGCGATCCCCCTTTTGTCAGGCTCATGGGTGGAATCCAGGGCCGCACAGACGATATGTGGATTATCCGTGGCAACAACGTCTTCCCCTCGAGTCTGGAAGCAATCATTCGCTCGATACCGGAAGTGGAGGAATTCCAGCTTCGTGTTCATTCTCACCGGCAGATGCAGGAAGTGAGTATACGGATCGAATGCCGGCGCGGTCTCAGTGAGGCAGCATGTCAGAGTTGCGCCATGAAAATTCGCCAGCAGATCAAAGAGCGGCATCACTTCGAAGCCAGCATCGAACTTGTCGAACCGGGAGTTCTGCCACGTTTCGAGATGAAGGCCAAACGAATCATAACTGAATAA
- a CDS encoding OB-fold nucleic acid binding domain-containing protein, with translation MRIAHFMKARRTMAGLIGSLQAARLSIMFTLALFCLVTTCQVEASEEAWSTQHFNDLKDRWDSLVDVPVTIEGRITSLSKNSMRLARCAMPFVLKEEDARQVSSGKSVVVRGTVRKEKNTDKLLFDVSKVSVVAGDGEKYRIRAGEIRAGEAQPWYELADWAENRATFFADSELKVLADSARMRGLQTEARILNPRTPEALESLARKARELKLDERFAMELQFEGMWLQVTTMIRDGQPDPAALASTVMQISRKFSGAETPLAKWIPVDLQKAEVLNDYAAADDANRKLWHRQLMIAATAAEIQARLLSDGRNGVELAEEWRIRLPERANESQSFLDRYDAFRMARLKTMTREELLAFTKDLEARKKADVATQARRAWMEHRAELSIPQGGAGVVRMAENHRAIYNDEQGTIAILQNGWLKFPEDKTLREAFEGLGYRLSGNRWTRELSTANSPATTSAKAPGELANGMTMEQAKSLLGAPPRRTRLILGSGPIEHWIYGEGANRLILEFKSGPGSSFRLSSFYTDANR, from the coding sequence ATGAGAATCGCTCATTTCATGAAGGCCAGACGTACCATGGCGGGATTGATTGGATCGTTACAGGCTGCTCGACTGTCCATCATGTTTACGCTGGCATTGTTTTGCCTCGTCACGACATGCCAAGTCGAAGCGAGTGAAGAAGCCTGGTCTACCCAGCATTTCAATGATCTGAAAGATCGCTGGGATAGCCTGGTCGATGTTCCGGTAACGATCGAAGGCAGAATCACCTCGCTATCGAAAAATTCGATGCGACTGGCTCGATGCGCGATGCCATTCGTTCTCAAAGAGGAAGATGCCCGGCAGGTTTCAAGTGGTAAGAGTGTGGTTGTGCGAGGGACAGTCCGCAAAGAGAAAAACACGGACAAACTTCTGTTTGATGTTTCCAAAGTCAGCGTGGTTGCGGGCGATGGGGAAAAGTATCGCATTCGAGCCGGAGAGATTCGTGCCGGCGAAGCACAGCCGTGGTATGAACTGGCTGACTGGGCTGAGAACCGAGCCACTTTTTTTGCTGATAGCGAGCTTAAGGTATTGGCCGACAGTGCCCGCATGCGGGGGTTGCAGACAGAAGCTCGAATTCTCAACCCGCGAACCCCCGAAGCCCTGGAGAGTTTGGCCAGAAAAGCCCGCGAATTGAAGCTCGATGAACGCTTCGCGATGGAATTGCAATTCGAAGGCATGTGGCTCCAGGTCACGACCATGATCCGCGATGGACAGCCAGATCCGGCAGCACTGGCCAGCACCGTTATGCAGATCAGTCGCAAGTTTTCCGGTGCAGAGACTCCCTTAGCGAAATGGATTCCGGTTGATCTGCAGAAAGCCGAGGTTCTTAATGATTATGCTGCAGCCGATGATGCAAACCGAAAACTATGGCATCGCCAGTTGATGATTGCTGCGACAGCAGCAGAAATTCAGGCACGCTTGTTGTCTGATGGCAGGAATGGCGTTGAGCTGGCAGAAGAATGGCGGATCCGTCTTCCGGAAAGGGCAAATGAAAGCCAGAGTTTCCTCGACCGCTATGATGCATTTCGAATGGCACGGCTCAAGACGATGACTCGCGAAGAACTCCTGGCGTTTACCAAGGATCTCGAAGCGCGGAAAAAAGCCGACGTTGCCACTCAAGCTCGCCGGGCATGGATGGAACATCGAGCGGAACTCTCCATCCCGCAAGGTGGTGCAGGTGTCGTCCGCATGGCTGAAAATCACCGCGCAATCTACAACGATGAACAAGGTACGATTGCCATCCTGCAAAACGGCTGGCTCAAATTTCCTGAGGACAAAACCCTTCGTGAAGCATTTGAAGGACTAGGTTATCGGCTCAGTGGAAATCGCTGGACGAGAGAACTCTCAACAGCCAATTCACCCGCAACCACTTCAGCGAAGGCTCCTGGTGAATTGGCGAACGGCATGACAATGGAACAGGCCAAGAGCCTCCTGGGTGCTCCGCCTCGACGAACACGGCTGATTCTAGGCAGCGGGCCGATTGAACACTGGATTTACGGCGAAGGGGCGAACCGTCTGATTCTTGAATTCAAGTCGGGGCCCGGCAGTTCATTTCGTTTGAGTTCGTTTTACACAGATGCAAATCGATAA
- a CDS encoding FHA domain-containing protein, translating into MTTLMAPIAFQPRETETVGAFVLVPTLGGAPWILRRGRHVLGSGSEATLQLSSEGISAQHCLLIVGPSSAIVKAWDSRTWINDGPVREATLKPNDRLTIGPWTFRFRLATADELLQFVPENSGSNVTAANPSVVSDVTAALPVIAVPEVSLPITESKLTAGIASSSPSSLSISDNRLEKDLASDVTQSAEISAPVEQKPESALADREVIKQELQRTLASVMEQRLHLEQAALDQTRTLAVENSRLVEQRTELERLRTQLVRRETEFSLRMQAIETTESAQQTLRKELERTQIKLLQRQVELAEAEQGFQKQVEEKSASLQQLERNLLQSQAEHAQAVESLAIQKQALTDFELQLAQREAELRDDEAIWQVKFAAQKSEAESIEKQLADMESRSEALALLEQSLSRREAEVASKDSELSQLKAAFVQQEEELQRARHEVDLQRSTLSHDLAQLAIQQSEQAAREAAIDECHQALDLRERALVNEKNRIEQIAEAARISLQEEQARQEETWSRWDESMRKATADLRSQMEALEQERASLESMASGPQMTPETLSSPFSEPESVEELAVDAVDENFDTQAENHPAIVASTLEPITDIPASEQAAAALETIAAAVEALSISDEPAERADTEEAQSHSKIENPAIDHTEISGHTAEPALAEDTLVDHSEIVPENLIIEPNALIESDTETIMPGTVDWLPVTPGESYVPEIDHSETISTPVDPAAALEVAASQEFSPVGDLSPLEPYHPTDEFTPVGHSSGLHESLDGNFEAEDQADSLPAFDISSINPWANEVLADASHLEEPAESTFGEPLASRRLWNEPDDEIPAAKPASLTSLSHLERSSLQQTGHTTNDHLTNDSAASDPALSLRAELAQLFGIQDLGASRSSVEESESQEAELASHDDSAAGYPAPVHTHDQPDSTAAHAEVSAASYSEPVLDAEIQEPETRNFSADSSATPNESMDTADTYSASSVSRESTQNDATQTADEEEDSVASYMARLLGRYGQKADALAKTSRSVESSALSQASHKPVQEVATIAPEVPVTWSEEPRHKVDKDEFRAHLESMRQVANVSARTAVKSSHWKRSRMQVLVKGMLAAGALATGSVLLLGKFANGQPQLMQGLVVTVVGIYLLLETIKGVRRVQTSAQLQLALAHSAELEGRSAVQEARQE; encoded by the coding sequence GTGACGACATTGATGGCCCCGATCGCATTTCAACCTCGTGAAACGGAAACTGTTGGCGCATTTGTGCTCGTGCCAACATTAGGTGGGGCACCATGGATTCTTCGTCGAGGGCGACATGTGCTGGGCAGCGGGTCAGAAGCCACCTTGCAGCTATCGAGTGAAGGGATCAGTGCTCAGCATTGCCTGCTGATTGTGGGGCCCTCATCGGCTATTGTGAAAGCCTGGGATTCCCGAACCTGGATCAATGATGGGCCCGTCCGGGAAGCAACACTCAAGCCGAATGATCGGCTCACCATCGGGCCATGGACATTCCGCTTTCGATTGGCCACGGCTGATGAACTCCTCCAGTTTGTACCCGAAAATTCTGGGTCCAACGTAACAGCAGCCAATCCATCGGTCGTTAGCGACGTAACAGCAGCTTTACCTGTCATCGCAGTGCCAGAAGTCTCTTTGCCAATCACAGAATCAAAACTCACTGCGGGAATTGCCAGCTCTTCCCCTTCCAGTCTGTCGATTTCCGACAATCGGCTGGAGAAAGATCTCGCGAGCGATGTCACTCAGTCCGCAGAAATTTCAGCTCCAGTCGAACAAAAACCAGAGTCAGCACTCGCTGATCGGGAAGTGATCAAGCAGGAATTGCAGCGCACGCTGGCCTCCGTTATGGAACAGAGGTTGCACCTTGAACAAGCGGCCCTCGATCAAACCCGTACGCTGGCTGTAGAAAATAGCCGTCTCGTTGAGCAACGTACCGAACTGGAGCGATTGCGCACTCAACTTGTCCGAAGGGAGACCGAGTTTTCGTTGCGAATGCAGGCCATTGAGACGACAGAGTCTGCCCAGCAGACCTTGCGTAAAGAACTTGAAAGAACTCAGATCAAGCTGCTGCAGCGGCAAGTCGAACTGGCTGAAGCGGAACAAGGTTTTCAAAAGCAAGTCGAAGAAAAATCAGCCTCGCTGCAGCAACTCGAGCGGAACCTTCTGCAAAGCCAGGCCGAACATGCTCAGGCAGTCGAGAGTCTGGCAATCCAGAAACAGGCATTGACTGATTTTGAGCTGCAACTGGCACAGCGCGAGGCCGAACTTCGCGATGACGAAGCGATCTGGCAGGTGAAGTTTGCGGCACAGAAAAGCGAAGCGGAATCGATCGAAAAGCAGCTTGCCGACATGGAGTCACGCAGTGAAGCGTTAGCACTCCTGGAGCAGTCGTTGAGCCGCCGGGAGGCGGAAGTCGCATCCAAAGACTCTGAACTGTCACAGTTGAAAGCCGCTTTTGTCCAGCAGGAAGAAGAGCTTCAGCGTGCCCGGCATGAAGTGGATTTACAGCGGTCAACACTCTCGCACGATCTGGCACAATTGGCCATTCAACAAAGTGAACAGGCAGCTCGAGAAGCAGCGATCGACGAGTGTCATCAGGCTTTAGATCTTCGTGAGCGGGCGTTAGTCAACGAGAAAAACCGCATTGAACAAATTGCTGAAGCCGCCAGAATTTCGCTTCAGGAAGAGCAGGCCCGACAGGAAGAGACCTGGAGTCGCTGGGATGAATCGATGAGAAAGGCGACAGCCGATCTCCGCTCGCAAATGGAAGCCCTCGAACAGGAGCGGGCTTCACTCGAATCCATGGCCTCTGGCCCTCAGATGACGCCAGAAACCTTGAGTTCTCCGTTCTCAGAACCTGAATCCGTAGAGGAACTGGCTGTTGATGCGGTCGATGAAAATTTCGATACCCAGGCTGAAAATCACCCTGCGATCGTCGCATCGACTTTGGAGCCCATAACAGATATTCCTGCGTCCGAGCAGGCTGCCGCTGCCTTGGAGACCATCGCAGCAGCAGTTGAAGCTCTCTCAATCTCGGATGAACCTGCCGAGCGTGCAGATACGGAAGAGGCACAATCTCATTCAAAGATTGAGAACCCTGCCATTGATCATACTGAGATTAGTGGCCATACAGCCGAGCCTGCCTTGGCGGAAGACACTCTTGTTGATCACTCTGAAATTGTTCCAGAGAACTTGATTATCGAACCGAACGCCCTGATCGAGAGTGATACCGAGACGATCATGCCTGGTACTGTCGATTGGCTGCCGGTGACACCCGGTGAGTCGTATGTTCCTGAAATCGATCATTCAGAAACCATCTCCACGCCGGTCGACCCGGCCGCAGCTTTGGAAGTTGCCGCTTCACAGGAATTCTCGCCTGTTGGTGATTTGAGTCCTTTGGAGCCTTATCACCCGACAGATGAGTTTACTCCGGTTGGTCACTCCTCGGGTTTGCATGAATCTTTGGATGGCAATTTCGAAGCAGAAGATCAGGCGGACAGTTTGCCTGCGTTTGATATCTCCAGTATCAACCCCTGGGCCAATGAAGTCTTGGCTGATGCGTCGCATCTTGAAGAACCCGCTGAGTCGACCTTTGGAGAACCTCTAGCCAGTCGCCGCTTGTGGAATGAGCCCGATGACGAAATCCCGGCAGCGAAACCTGCGAGCCTCACCTCGTTGAGCCATCTGGAGAGATCCAGTCTTCAGCAGACCGGTCATACGACAAATGACCATTTGACGAACGATTCTGCCGCGTCAGATCCGGCACTCAGTCTTCGGGCAGAACTGGCTCAACTCTTTGGAATCCAGGATCTGGGTGCCAGTCGATCGTCAGTGGAAGAGTCTGAATCGCAGGAAGCAGAGCTTGCGAGCCACGACGACTCAGCCGCTGGATATCCAGCACCTGTCCATACCCATGATCAACCAGACTCGACGGCTGCCCATGCAGAAGTCTCAGCCGCGTCTTATTCCGAACCAGTTTTGGATGCAGAGATACAGGAACCAGAAACACGCAATTTCTCAGCAGATTCATCGGCTACGCCCAATGAGTCGATGGACACTGCGGATACCTATTCGGCCAGTTCCGTAAGTCGCGAGTCAACTCAGAACGACGCCACGCAGACCGCAGATGAAGAAGAAGATTCGGTCGCTTCGTACATGGCCAGATTGCTGGGACGTTATGGACAGAAGGCCGATGCACTTGCCAAAACAAGCCGATCAGTGGAATCTTCAGCCTTATCACAGGCAAGTCACAAACCTGTGCAGGAAGTCGCGACAATAGCTCCGGAAGTCCCCGTTACCTGGAGTGAAGAACCCCGGCACAAAGTCGATAAAGACGAATTCCGTGCTCATCTGGAATCGATGCGGCAAGTCGCCAATGTCTCTGCACGGACGGCCGTCAAGAGCAGTCATTGGAAACGTTCACGCATGCAGGTGCTGGTGAAAGGGATGCTCGCTGCAGGGGCACTGGCCACAGGAAGTGTGCTGCTCCTGGGTAAATTTGCCAATGGCCAGCCACAACTGATGCAGGGTCTGGTGGTGACTGTCGTCGGGATCTACCTGTTGCTGGAAACCATCAAGGGAGTTCGTCGAGTCCAGACTTCGGCTCAATTACAACTCGCTCTGGCTCATTCCGCAGAACTTGAAGGCCGTAGCGCTGTGCAAGAAGCCCGCCAGGAGTAG
- a CDS encoding serine O-acetyltransferase: MATDLRLKDQLPEITDRIVESYRDFATTHHLGHCPLPSSEAVYEIAQDLQEILFPGYRRRQNLHMGNVTYHVGDLVDSLHDRLTQQIARALRHDYRRQHGISCADEVSHDFEALAQAKTITLLELLPRLRRTLALDVQAAFDGDPAAGSLDEIIFCYPGLHAVTIYRLAHELYLLDVPLIPRMLTEWAHSQTGIDIHPGATIGHSFFIDHGTGVVIGETCEIANHVKLYQGVTLGALSFPKDEQGNLLRRHKRHPTIEDHVVIYANATVLGGETVIGSHAVIGSSVSLSHSVPPNTIVTIEKPSLRYREAS; the protein is encoded by the coding sequence ATGGCTACGGATCTTCGACTCAAAGACCAGTTGCCGGAAATCACTGATCGGATTGTCGAATCGTATCGCGATTTTGCGACGACCCACCATCTGGGACATTGCCCATTGCCCAGCAGTGAAGCGGTTTACGAGATCGCGCAGGATCTGCAGGAGATTCTCTTTCCGGGATATCGCCGTCGGCAGAATCTGCACATGGGCAATGTGACCTATCATGTGGGCGATCTGGTCGACAGTCTACATGATCGCCTGACCCAGCAGATTGCCCGTGCACTAAGGCATGATTATCGCCGCCAGCATGGGATTTCCTGCGCCGATGAAGTCTCACACGATTTTGAAGCGTTGGCCCAGGCCAAAACCATCACGTTACTGGAATTATTGCCGCGTTTGAGAAGAACACTCGCGCTGGATGTGCAGGCGGCATTCGATGGTGATCCTGCAGCCGGAAGCCTCGATGAGATCATCTTCTGCTACCCGGGACTGCATGCTGTCACGATTTATCGCCTGGCTCATGAGCTATATCTGCTCGATGTTCCATTGATTCCCCGCATGCTGACGGAATGGGCACACAGCCAGACCGGAATTGACATCCATCCCGGTGCCACCATCGGACATTCTTTCTTCATCGATCACGGGACGGGGGTGGTGATTGGAGAAACCTGCGAGATCGCCAATCATGTCAAGCTGTATCAGGGTGTAACTCTGGGCGCACTCAGCTTTCCGAAAGATGAACAAGGAAATCTGCTCCGCCGGCACAAGAGGCACCCCACGATTGAGGATCATGTGGTTATTTATGCCAATGCGACTGTCCTCGGCGGAGAGACTGTCATTGGCTCGCATGCCGTGATTGGATCAAGCGTCTCGCTCTCGCACAGTGTGCCACCGAACACGATTGTGACCATTGAAAAACCATCGCTACGATATCGCGAAGCGAGTTGA